One window of Mesorhizobium sp. WSM4904 genomic DNA carries:
- a CDS encoding thioredoxin family protein has product MHRNAVVSRDDWFEAHRRHLEREKELTRFRDCVAAERRQLPWLKLRKDYVFESEQGPKRLAELFAGKSQLIVYHFMMTPGSDHRCEGCSFLADHIDGANRHLKHHDVSLVVVSRAPLAEILPYKQRMGWKFDWVSSYASDFNFDMQVSFTDRQIAAGDTVYNFEKRPLRSKDLPGTSVFYRDENGDIFLTFMSRARGGDALIGAYHYLDMTPKGRNENGPYHGLMDWVRLHDEYQAEGKDRPDCCA; this is encoded by the coding sequence ATGCATCGCAATGCCGTGGTTTCGCGAGACGACTGGTTCGAGGCGCACAGAAGGCACCTCGAACGCGAGAAGGAGCTGACGCGGTTTCGCGACTGCGTCGCCGCCGAGCGGCGGCAACTGCCCTGGCTCAAACTCCGCAAGGACTATGTCTTCGAAAGCGAGCAGGGCCCGAAGCGCCTCGCGGAGCTGTTCGCGGGCAAGAGCCAGCTGATCGTCTACCATTTCATGATGACGCCCGGCTCGGACCATCGCTGCGAGGGCTGCTCATTCCTCGCCGATCATATCGACGGGGCCAACAGGCATCTCAAACACCACGACGTGTCGCTCGTCGTCGTCTCGCGGGCGCCGTTGGCCGAGATCCTGCCCTACAAGCAGCGCATGGGCTGGAAATTCGACTGGGTGTCGTCCTACGCATCGGACTTCAACTTCGACATGCAGGTCTCCTTTACCGACAGGCAGATCGCGGCCGGCGACACCGTCTATAATTTCGAGAAGCGCCCGCTGCGATCGAAGGACCTGCCCGGCACTAGCGTCTTCTATCGCGACGAAAACGGCGACATCTTCCTCACCTTCATGTCACGCGCCCGCGGCGGCGACGCTCTGATCGGCGCCTATCATTATCTCGACATGACGCCGAAGGGCCGCAACGAGAACGGACCCTATCACGGCCTGATGGACTGGGTGCGCCTGCACGACGAATATCAGGCCGAGGGCAAGGACCGGCCGGACTGTTGCGCGTGA
- a CDS encoding peroxiredoxin encodes MSLRINDTAPDFTAETTQGTINFHQWIGDGWAVLFSHPKNFTPVCTTELGTMAGLEGEFKKRNVKIIGISVDPVSSHEKWHADIKTATGQTVNYPLIGDKDLKVAKLYEMLPAGAGETSEGRTPADNATVRSVYVIGPDKKIKLVLTYPMTTGRNFDEILRVIDSIQLTAKHQVATPANWKQGEDVIITAAVSNEDAIKRFGAYETVLPYLRKTKQPTA; translated from the coding sequence ATGAGCCTTCGTATCAACGATACCGCGCCGGACTTCACGGCCGAGACCACGCAAGGGACGATCAATTTCCATCAATGGATCGGTGACGGCTGGGCAGTGCTTTTCAGCCATCCGAAGAACTTCACGCCGGTCTGCACGACCGAGCTCGGCACGATGGCCGGGCTGGAAGGCGAATTCAAAAAGCGCAACGTCAAGATCATCGGCATTTCGGTCGATCCGGTATCGAGCCATGAGAAGTGGCATGCCGACATCAAGACCGCGACCGGCCAGACGGTGAACTACCCGCTGATCGGCGACAAGGACCTCAAGGTCGCCAAGCTTTACGAGATGCTGCCGGCCGGCGCCGGCGAGACCTCGGAAGGGCGCACGCCGGCCGACAACGCCACCGTGCGTTCGGTCTACGTCATCGGCCCGGACAAGAAGATCAAGCTGGTGCTGACCTATCCGATGACCACGGGGCGTAACTTCGACGAGATCCTGCGCGTCATCGATTCCATCCAGCTGACGGCCAAGCACCAGGTGGCGACGCCGGCGAACTGGAAGCAGGGCGAGGACGTCATCATCACTGCCGCCGTCTCCAATGAGGACGCGATCAAGCGCTTCGGCGCCTACGAGACGGTGCTGCCGTATCTGAGGAAGACCAAGCAGCCTACGGCGTGA
- the tkt gene encoding transketolase — MTSREQHDRMANAIRFLSMDAVEKANSGHPGLPMGCADIATVLFTRFLKFDAKAPHWADRDRFILSAGHGSMLLYSLLYLTGYEDMTIDQIKNFRQLGSRTAGHPEYGHAAGIETTTGPLGQGLANSVGFALGERIMNAAFGNDLVNHYTYVLAGDGCLMEGVSQEAIALAGHLKLNKLIVFWDNNNISIDGPVSLADNTDQVARFQASGWNASHIDGTDPEAIAYAIEAARHSDKPTMIACKTTIGFGAPTKAGTNKAHGSPLGAEEIAGARKFFNWESPPFEIPADILDAWRAVGAGGAKARADWEGRLAKADAKLQGEFERRLGGKLPGNFDSVISDYKKKLSADKPKVATRKSSEMALEVINGAVPETIGGSADLTGSNNTKTSQTKNITPDDYGQRYIHYGIREHGMAAAINGLTLHGGLIAYGGTFLCFSDYARPSMRLASLMGIRSIFVMTHDSIGLGEDGPTHQPVEHLAALRAIPNHNVFRPADAVETAECWQLALKSEKTPSTLALTRQNLPTVRTEFSEENLCASGAYELAAANGEAAVTIFATGSEVEVALGARELLEKHGHPTRVVSVPCFELFDRQSEDYRKKTIGNAKVKVAIEAGIRQGWDHLIGTDGIFVGMTGFGASGSIEQLYPHFGITAEAAAKAVETRLHGK, encoded by the coding sequence ATGACCTCGCGCGAACAACATGATCGGATGGCCAATGCGATCCGTTTCCTTTCCATGGACGCCGTCGAGAAGGCGAATTCCGGCCACCCCGGCCTGCCGATGGGTTGCGCCGACATCGCCACGGTGCTGTTCACCCGCTTCCTGAAATTCGACGCCAAGGCCCCGCATTGGGCCGACCGCGACCGCTTCATCCTGTCGGCCGGCCACGGCTCGATGCTGCTCTACTCGCTCCTCTACCTCACCGGCTACGAGGACATGACGATCGACCAGATCAAGAATTTCCGGCAGCTCGGATCGAGGACCGCGGGGCATCCCGAATACGGCCATGCCGCCGGCATCGAGACCACCACCGGTCCGCTCGGCCAGGGCCTCGCCAACTCGGTCGGCTTCGCGCTCGGCGAGCGCATCATGAACGCCGCCTTCGGCAACGACCTCGTCAATCACTACACCTATGTGCTGGCCGGCGACGGCTGCCTGATGGAAGGCGTTTCCCAGGAAGCCATCGCGCTGGCCGGTCACCTCAAGCTCAACAAGCTGATCGTCTTCTGGGACAACAACAACATCTCGATCGATGGACCGGTCTCGCTTGCCGACAACACCGATCAGGTCGCTCGCTTCCAGGCTAGCGGCTGGAACGCCAGCCACATCGACGGCACCGATCCGGAAGCGATCGCCTATGCCATCGAGGCCGCCCGCCATTCCGACAAGCCGACGATGATCGCCTGCAAGACGACCATCGGCTTCGGCGCCCCGACCAAGGCCGGCACCAACAAGGCGCATGGTTCGCCGCTCGGCGCCGAGGAAATCGCCGGTGCCCGCAAGTTCTTCAACTGGGAGTCGCCGCCCTTCGAGATACCGGCCGACATCCTCGACGCATGGCGCGCGGTCGGCGCCGGCGGCGCCAAGGCGCGCGCCGATTGGGAAGGCCGCCTTGCCAAGGCCGACGCCAAACTGCAGGGCGAATTCGAGCGCCGCCTCGGCGGCAAGCTGCCGGGCAATTTCGACTCCGTCATCTCCGACTACAAGAAGAAGCTCTCGGCCGACAAGCCGAAGGTCGCCACCCGCAAGTCTTCGGAAATGGCGCTGGAAGTGATCAACGGCGCGGTTCCCGAAACCATCGGCGGCTCGGCCGACCTCACCGGCTCCAACAACACCAAGACCAGCCAGACCAAGAACATCACGCCGGACGATTACGGCCAGCGCTATATCCATTACGGCATCCGCGAGCACGGCATGGCGGCGGCGATCAACGGCTTGACGCTGCATGGCGGGCTGATCGCCTATGGCGGCACCTTCCTGTGCTTCTCCGACTATGCGCGCCCCTCGATGCGCCTTGCCTCGCTGATGGGCATCCGCTCGATCTTCGTCATGACGCATGACTCGATCGGCCTCGGCGAGGACGGCCCGACCCACCAGCCGGTCGAGCATCTGGCGGCGCTTCGCGCCATCCCGAACCACAACGTGTTCCGCCCGGCCGACGCGGTCGAGACGGCGGAATGCTGGCAGCTGGCGCTCAAATCGGAAAAGACGCCGTCGACGCTGGCGCTGACCCGTCAGAACCTGCCGACCGTTCGCACCGAATTCAGCGAGGAGAACCTCTGCGCCTCCGGGGCCTATGAGCTCGCCGCGGCAAACGGCGAGGCGGCGGTGACGATCTTCGCCACGGGCTCGGAGGTGGAGGTTGCCCTCGGCGCTCGCGAGCTGCTCGAAAAACATGGCCACCCGACCCGCGTCGTCTCGGTGCCCTGCTTCGAGCTGTTCGACCGGCAGAGCGAGGACTACCGCAAGAAGACCATCGGCAACGCCAAGGTGAAGGTCGCCATCGAGGCCGGCATCCGCCAAGGCTGGGACCACCTCATCGGCACCGACGGCATCTTCGTCGGCATGACCGGCTTCGGCGCTTCCGGCTCGATCGAACAGCTCTACCCGCATTTCGGCATCACCGCCGAGGCCGCGGCAAAGGCCGTGGAAACGCGCCTGCACGGCAAGTGA
- the gap gene encoding type I glyceraldehyde-3-phosphate dehydrogenase, giving the protein MTVRVAINGFGRIGRNVLRAIHESGRKDIDVVAVNDLGPVETNAHLLRYDSVHGRFPHEVTVDGDQISVGKEKFKVTAIKDPTQLPWKELGIDIALECTGIFTARDKAAAHLAAGAKRVIVSAPSDGADLTVVYGINHDKLTKDHVVISNASCTTNCLAPLAAVLHETVGIEKGMMTTIHSYTGDQPTLDTMHKDLYRARAAALSQIPTSTGAAKAIGLVLPDLKGKLDGISIRVPTPNVSVVDFKFIAKRSTTPQEINEALIAASKGKLKGILSVTHHPNVSIDFNHDPHSSIAALDQTKVMDGNFVSVLSWYDNEWGFSNRMGDTAVAFGKTIA; this is encoded by the coding sequence ATGACCGTCAGAGTTGCCATCAACGGATTTGGCCGCATCGGCCGCAACGTCCTGCGCGCGATCCACGAGTCCGGCCGCAAGGACATCGACGTGGTCGCCGTCAACGACCTCGGCCCGGTCGAGACCAACGCGCATCTGCTCCGCTATGACAGCGTGCACGGCCGTTTCCCGCATGAAGTGACGGTCGACGGCGACCAGATCTCCGTCGGCAAGGAGAAGTTCAAGGTCACCGCCATCAAGGATCCGACCCAGCTGCCCTGGAAGGAGCTCGGCATCGACATCGCGCTCGAATGCACCGGCATCTTCACCGCCCGCGACAAGGCGGCCGCGCATCTGGCCGCCGGCGCCAAGCGCGTCATCGTCTCGGCACCGTCCGACGGCGCCGATCTCACGGTCGTCTACGGCATCAACCATGACAAGCTGACCAAGGACCACGTCGTCATCTCGAACGCGTCCTGCACCACCAACTGCCTGGCGCCGCTGGCCGCCGTGCTGCACGAGACCGTCGGCATCGAGAAGGGCATGATGACGACGATCCACTCCTACACCGGCGACCAGCCGACGCTGGACACCATGCACAAGGATCTCTATCGCGCCCGCGCGGCGGCGCTGTCGCAGATCCCGACCTCGACGGGTGCTGCCAAGGCGATCGGCCTCGTGCTGCCCGACCTCAAGGGCAAGCTCGACGGCATTTCGATCCGCGTGCCGACCCCGAATGTCTCGGTCGTCGACTTCAAGTTCATCGCCAAGCGCTCGACCACACCGCAGGAGATCAATGAGGCGCTCATCGCCGCCTCCAAGGGCAAGCTGAAAGGCATCCTGTCGGTCACCCATCACCCGAATGTCTCGATCGACTTCAACCACGATCCGCACTCCTCGATCGCGGCGCTCGACCAGACCAAGGTCATGGACGGCAATTTCGTCTCGGTGCTGTCCTGGTACGACAACGAATGGGGCTTCTCCAACCGCATGGGCGACACCGCCGTCGCCTTCGGCAAGACCATCGCCTGA
- a CDS encoding DUF4164 domain-containing protein has protein sequence MTGEATLKEVIARLGKAMEGLENAVAARLEHERDYTEAEAEVQRMNADRSRLAQELDNSEARAERLEDANKEVSRRLVTAMETIRAVLDR, from the coding sequence ATGACCGGGGAAGCGACCCTCAAAGAAGTCATCGCCAGGCTCGGCAAAGCCATGGAAGGGCTGGAAAACGCCGTGGCGGCGCGGCTCGAGCATGAGCGCGACTATACGGAAGCCGAGGCCGAGGTGCAGCGCATGAACGCCGACCGCTCGCGGCTGGCGCAGGAGCTCGACAATTCCGAGGCCCGCGCCGAACGGCTGGAAGATGCCAACAAGGAAGTGTCGCGCCGACTGGTGACCGCCATGGAAACCATCCGCGCCGTGTTGGACAGGTAG
- a CDS encoding class I fructose-bisphosphate aldolase has product MSERLEDIAAAIVADGKGLLAADESSGTIKKRFDVIGVESTADSRRDYREMMFRAKEAMTKYISGVILYDETIRQKAADGTPLVDIIKASGAIPGIKVDLGAKPLAGFPGDTITEGLDGLRERLADYYKLGARFAKWRAVIDIDIAKEVPSATSIGSNAHALARYAALCQEAGIVPIVEPEVLMDGAHSIDTCYEVSKATLLKLYGELYAARVVLEGTILKPNMVISGKKSGQKDSPEQVAEKTIKLFRETVPVAVPGIAFLSGGQDDEEATANLNAINVIGPHPWKLSFSYGRALQAAAQKAWSGKASNVAAGQAAFIHRAHMNHLAALGKWRPALEKAA; this is encoded by the coding sequence ATGAGCGAACGTCTCGAAGACATTGCCGCCGCGATCGTGGCCGATGGCAAGGGCCTTTTGGCCGCCGATGAGAGTTCCGGCACCATCAAGAAGCGTTTCGACGTCATCGGCGTCGAATCGACCGCCGACAGCCGGCGCGACTATCGCGAGATGATGTTCCGCGCCAAGGAGGCGATGACCAAGTACATCTCCGGCGTCATTCTCTATGACGAGACCATCCGCCAGAAGGCTGCCGACGGCACGCCGCTGGTCGACATCATCAAGGCCTCCGGCGCCATCCCGGGCATCAAGGTCGATTTGGGCGCCAAGCCTCTCGCCGGCTTTCCCGGCGACACCATCACCGAGGGTCTCGACGGCCTGCGCGAGCGGCTGGCGGACTACTACAAGCTCGGCGCCCGTTTTGCCAAATGGCGCGCGGTGATCGATATCGATATCGCCAAGGAAGTGCCTTCGGCCACCTCGATCGGCTCCAACGCGCACGCGCTTGCCCGCTATGCGGCGCTCTGCCAGGAGGCCGGCATCGTGCCGATCGTCGAGCCGGAAGTGCTGATGGACGGCGCCCACTCGATCGACACCTGCTACGAGGTGAGCAAGGCGACTTTGCTGAAGCTCTATGGCGAGCTGTATGCCGCGCGCGTGGTACTGGAAGGCACCATCCTCAAGCCGAATATGGTCATCTCCGGCAAGAAATCGGGCCAGAAGGACAGTCCCGAGCAGGTTGCCGAGAAGACGATAAAGCTGTTCCGCGAAACCGTGCCCGTGGCGGTGCCGGGCATTGCCTTCCTTTCCGGCGGCCAAGACGACGAGGAAGCGACGGCCAACCTCAACGCCATCAACGTCATCGGCCCGCATCCGTGGAAGCTTTCCTTCTCCTATGGCCGTGCCCTGCAGGCGGCCGCGCAGAAGGCCTGGAGCGGCAAGGCATCGAACGTCGCCGCCGGCCAGGCCGCCTTCATCCATCGCGCCCACATGAACCATCTGGCCGCGCTCGGGAAATGGCGGCCGGCGTTGGAGAAAGCCGCCTGA
- a CDS encoding cell division protein ZapA, which produces MAQVTVSIDGKQYRMACDEGQEEHLIDLAERFDRYVMHLKDSFGEIGDQRLTVMAGIMVMDELSELSKRVKGMESEVLTLRKTRDEALTKADKSDSVLTTALAALAQRMEDLATTLAVKKA; this is translated from the coding sequence ATGGCACAGGTCACGGTTTCCATCGACGGCAAGCAGTATCGGATGGCTTGCGACGAGGGCCAGGAAGAGCATCTGATCGACCTCGCCGAGCGCTTCGACCGTTATGTCATGCATCTGAAGGATTCCTTCGGCGAGATCGGCGACCAGCGGCTGACCGTCATGGCCGGCATCATGGTCATGGACGAGCTCTCGGAGCTCTCCAAGCGCGTCAAGGGCATGGAGAGCGAGGTGCTGACGCTCCGCAAGACGCGCGACGAGGCGCTGACCAAGGCCGACAAGAGCGACAGCGTGCTGACCACCGCGCTTGCAGCACTGGCGCAGCGCATGGAAGATCTGGCGACGACGCTGGCGGTGAAGAAGGCTTAA
- a CDS encoding phosphoglycerate kinase — translation MAGFKTLDDIDAVSGKRVLVRVDLNVPVADGKVTDATRIERIAPTISELSGKGAKVILLAHFGRPKDGPSAEFSLEPIARATADVLGRPVGFAADCIGDKAAGAVAAMKDGDVLLLENTRFYKAEEKNEPAFTEKLAANGDIYVNDAFSAAHRAHASTEGLAHRLPAYAGRTMQAELDALEKGLGDPVRPVVAIVGGAKVSTKIDLLMNLVKKVDALVIGGGMANTFLAARGTDVGKSLCEHDLASTAKQIMIEAAEAGCAIILPADGVVAREFKAGAASETVAIEAVPADGMILDVGEKTVKTVTDWIDRAATLVWNGPLGAFEIEPFDRATVAAAKHAAARTKEGKLVSVAGGGDTVAALNHAGVADDFTYVSTAGGAFLEWMEGKPLPGVEVLKR, via the coding sequence ATGGCCGGCTTCAAGACACTCGACGATATCGATGCCGTCAGCGGCAAGCGCGTCCTGGTGCGCGTCGACCTCAACGTACCTGTTGCCGACGGCAAGGTGACAGATGCCACGCGCATCGAGCGCATCGCGCCGACGATTTCCGAGCTTTCCGGCAAGGGCGCCAAGGTCATCCTGCTCGCGCATTTCGGCCGTCCGAAAGACGGCCCGTCGGCCGAATTCTCGCTGGAGCCGATCGCCCGCGCCACTGCTGACGTGCTCGGCCGTCCGGTCGGCTTCGCCGCCGATTGCATCGGCGACAAGGCGGCAGGCGCCGTTGCCGCCATGAAGGACGGCGACGTCCTGCTTCTGGAGAACACCCGCTTCTACAAGGCCGAGGAGAAGAACGAGCCGGCCTTCACCGAAAAGCTCGCCGCCAATGGCGACATCTATGTCAACGACGCCTTTTCCGCCGCGCACCGCGCGCACGCGTCGACCGAGGGCCTGGCGCACCGGCTGCCGGCCTATGCCGGCCGCACCATGCAGGCCGAGCTCGATGCGCTGGAAAAGGGCCTCGGCGATCCGGTGCGGCCGGTGGTGGCCATCGTCGGCGGCGCCAAGGTCTCGACCAAGATCGATCTTCTGATGAACCTGGTGAAGAAGGTCGATGCGCTGGTCATCGGCGGCGGCATGGCCAACACCTTCCTTGCCGCACGCGGCACCGATGTCGGCAAATCGCTCTGCGAGCATGACTTGGCCTCCACCGCCAAGCAGATCATGATCGAGGCGGCCGAAGCCGGCTGCGCCATCATCCTGCCCGCGGACGGCGTCGTCGCGAGGGAGTTCAAGGCCGGTGCTGCGAGCGAAACCGTCGCTATCGAGGCCGTACCGGCCGACGGCATGATCCTCGATGTCGGCGAGAAGACGGTGAAGACCGTCACCGACTGGATCGACCGCGCCGCGACGCTTGTGTGGAACGGTCCGCTCGGCGCCTTCGAGATCGAGCCCTTCGACCGCGCCACGGTCGCGGCGGCAAAGCACGCGGCAGCCCGCACCAAGGAAGGCAAGCTGGTTTCGGTCGCCGGTGGCGGCGATACGGTGGCCGCGCTCAACCATGCCGGCGTTGCCGACGACTTCACCTATGTCTCGACCGCCGGCGGCGCCTTTCTGGAGTGGATGGAAGGCAAGCCGCTGCCCGGCGTCGAGGTGCTGAAGCGCTGA
- a CDS encoding potassium/proton antiporter, with translation MEHAIYLVTLVGTALVVAAAFSSLIAFRFGAPLLLLFLCIGLVTGVDGLGIEFDNARLAYFAGSLALAIILFDSGFGTPLNALRQAAGPALSLATVGVVLTTGIFGVAAFYLLNLSWLESSLLGAAVASTDAAAVFFLLRAGEIHLRERVRSTLEVESGTNDPIAIFLTITLVEIIAAHANPEASFLATNLAIGFLINMGLGAVIGVLGGLGIVRLVERLNLDHGLLPIFVLTLSLMVFAAAGAVGGSGFLAVYLAGLVAGNSDIRAVTILKRFQDGMSWLAQIIMFLILGLFATPSQFPAILVPAVMLGLFLIFVARPLAVWLCLIPFRLPRPEVAFVSWVGLRGAVSILLAITPLLGGLANGRLIFNVAFIIVLVSLVVQGWTVGPLARRLGLIVPARLGPLDKVELELPGSAHHELLAYRVAPGSPVARGERIPRWARPSLVLRDGRSMRFQDMGRLTAGDQVYIFVPDRYPRLLDKLFASRAVVDPEDADFFGAFAVDPARPAGELEAAYAPGLTEAEQKLTVAALVTERLGGHAEYADRVMIGPIELIVRDVDEKGRITGLGLSFEPTAPVARVPVFLSAGEIADRVVAFIRNWRKPAQTQADESEPGETAASEPAVQKAATEG, from the coding sequence ATGGAGCATGCGATCTATCTCGTGACGCTGGTCGGCACAGCGCTTGTTGTCGCCGCCGCCTTTTCGAGCCTGATCGCCTTCCGCTTCGGCGCACCTCTGCTGCTCCTCTTCCTTTGCATCGGCCTCGTCACGGGTGTCGACGGCCTCGGCATCGAATTCGACAATGCGCGGCTGGCTTACTTTGCCGGCTCACTTGCGCTGGCGATCATTCTGTTCGATTCCGGTTTCGGCACGCCGCTCAACGCCTTGCGCCAGGCAGCCGGACCGGCGCTATCGCTGGCCACCGTCGGCGTCGTTCTGACCACGGGCATTTTCGGCGTCGCCGCCTTTTATCTGCTGAATCTCAGCTGGCTGGAATCCTCGCTGCTCGGCGCCGCCGTCGCCTCGACCGACGCGGCGGCGGTGTTCTTCCTGCTGCGTGCCGGCGAGATCCATCTGCGCGAGCGCGTTCGTTCGACGCTCGAGGTCGAATCCGGCACCAACGACCCGATCGCCATTTTCCTGACCATCACTTTGGTCGAGATCATCGCCGCACATGCCAACCCGGAGGCGAGCTTTCTCGCCACCAATTTGGCAATCGGCTTCCTCATCAATATGGGGCTTGGCGCCGTCATCGGCGTGCTCGGCGGCCTTGGCATCGTTCGCCTCGTCGAGCGGCTGAACCTCGACCACGGCCTGCTGCCGATCTTCGTGCTGACGCTTTCGCTGATGGTGTTCGCGGCCGCCGGCGCCGTCGGCGGCTCGGGCTTCCTGGCCGTCTATCTCGCAGGCCTCGTCGCCGGCAATTCAGACATCCGCGCAGTCACCATTCTCAAGCGCTTCCAGGACGGCATGTCGTGGCTGGCGCAAATCATCATGTTCCTGATCCTCGGCCTGTTTGCCACGCCCTCGCAATTTCCGGCGATCCTGGTGCCCGCGGTCATGCTCGGCCTGTTCCTGATCTTCGTGGCCCGGCCTTTAGCCGTCTGGCTCTGCCTGATCCCGTTCCGCCTGCCGCGTCCCGAAGTCGCCTTCGTCTCCTGGGTCGGCTTGCGCGGCGCCGTCTCGATTCTGCTTGCCATCACACCGCTGCTCGGCGGCCTCGCCAACGGCCGGCTGATCTTCAACGTCGCCTTCATCATCGTCCTGGTGTCGCTGGTGGTGCAAGGCTGGACCGTCGGCCCGCTGGCACGCCGCCTGGGCCTCATCGTCCCTGCGCGGCTCGGGCCGCTCGACAAGGTCGAGCTCGAGTTGCCGGGCTCGGCGCATCACGAGCTGCTCGCCTATCGCGTGGCACCGGGCAGTCCGGTGGCGCGTGGCGAGCGCATCCCGCGCTGGGCGAGGCCCTCGCTGGTGCTGCGCGACGGCCGCTCGATGCGTTTCCAGGACATGGGCAGGCTAACCGCTGGCGACCAGGTCTACATCTTCGTGCCGGACCGCTATCCGCGCCTGCTCGACAAGCTGTTCGCCAGCCGTGCCGTGGTCGACCCCGAGGATGCCGATTTCTTCGGCGCCTTCGCCGTCGATCCGGCCCGCCCGGCGGGTGAGCTGGAAGCCGCCTACGCGCCGGGCCTCACCGAGGCCGAACAGAAGCTCACGGTCGCAGCGCTGGTCACCGAGCGGCTCGGCGGCCACGCCGAATATGCCGACCGGGTGATGATCGGCCCGATCGAGCTGATCGTGCGCGACGTCGACGAGAAGGGCCGCATCACTGGCCTTGGCCTGTCCTTCGAGCCGACCGCGCCGGTGGCGCGTGTGCCGGTTTTCCTGAGCGCCGGCGAGATCGCCGACCGCGTCGTCGCCTTCATCCGCAACTGGCGCAAGCCCGCTCAAACGCAAGCCGACGAAAGCGAACCAGGCGAAACGGCGGCGTCCGAGCCCGCGGTGCAAAAAGCCGCGACCGAAGGATGA
- the rpoH gene encoding RNA polymerase sigma factor RpoH yields MAQSLPSIVSGEGGLARYLEEIRRFPMLQPQEEYMLAKRYAEHQDTSAAHKLVTSHLRLVAKIAMGYRGYGLPIGEVISEGNVGLMQAVKKFEPERGFRLATYAMWWIKASIQEYILRSWSLVKMGTTANQKRLFFNLRKVKGRIQALDDGDLKPDQIAEIATRLNVSEAEVVSMNRRLSGDASLNAPIRASEGESGEWQDWLVDDHESQEEMLIEQDELESRRAMLSGALSVLNDRERRIFEARRLAEEPLTLEELSAEFDISRERVRQIEVRAFEKVQDAVKAAAKRQSQALRTIEAQPAA; encoded by the coding sequence ATGGCCCAGTCACTACCCAGTATCGTTTCCGGTGAAGGCGGTCTCGCCCGTTACCTGGAAGAAATCCGTCGCTTTCCGATGCTTCAGCCGCAGGAAGAGTACATGCTCGCCAAGCGTTACGCCGAGCATCAGGACACTTCCGCCGCGCACAAGCTCGTCACCAGCCATTTGCGGCTCGTCGCCAAGATCGCCATGGGCTATCGCGGCTACGGCCTGCCGATCGGCGAGGTGATCTCGGAAGGCAATGTCGGCCTCATGCAGGCCGTGAAGAAATTCGAACCGGAGCGAGGCTTCCGCCTCGCCACCTACGCCATGTGGTGGATCAAGGCCTCGATCCAGGAATACATCCTGCGTTCGTGGAGCCTGGTCAAAATGGGCACCACCGCCAATCAGAAGCGCCTGTTCTTCAACCTGCGCAAGGTGAAGGGCAGAATCCAGGCGCTCGACGACGGCGATTTGAAGCCCGACCAGATCGCCGAGATCGCCACCCGCCTCAACGTTTCCGAGGCGGAGGTGGTGTCGATGAACCGCCGCCTGTCGGGTGACGCCTCGCTCAACGCCCCGATCCGGGCGAGCGAGGGTGAATCCGGCGAATGGCAGGACTGGCTGGTCGATGACCACGAAAGCCAGGAAGAGATGCTGATCGAGCAGGACGAGCTGGAAAGCCGGCGCGCCATGCTGTCGGGCGCTCTGTCGGTGCTCAACGATCGCGAGCGGCGCATCTTCGAGGCGCGCCGTCTGGCCGAAGAGCCGCTGACGCTGGAAGAGCTGTCGGCGGAGTTCGACATCAGCCGCGAGCGCGTGCGCCAAATCGAGGTGCGCGCCTTCGAGAAGGTGCAGGACGCGGTCAAGGCCGCGGCCAAGCGCCAGAGCCAGGCGCTGCGCACCATCGAAGCGCAGCCGGCGGCTTAA